AGCCATGTGAATACcacttcccccacacacaatgaTGACAATGGAGTCCAGGTCCATGGTCAagtgcccttcctgctgcagccgctgAAGGTGACCACTGTAGAGTAAGGCCAGGGAGGCTGCACAGGCTGGATCCACCAGTATCCGCTCATCATCTAGGAAATACCatcaggaaggaagaaagaaaggaaggaaggaaaaaatctGTCATCATCAAATGCACAATTTTTTTTACACACGAGCTACAGGAGGATCTTACTTAGCTACATGCCAGTACTAGGTTGTTATCTGGCTACtcacaggaataaaaaaaaaccccaaaatagcaatttactttaaactctatactgagcccagtgcatgcccagaagaggcttTCAGTTAGTTAGACCCAGCTCTCCCAATGTCTatatagatcaggcgcttcagtggggcttttatggtgcttttatctaatagctgattgaatcagctattagatgaaagcaccaaaaagccccactgaagcacctgatctatacagatgctgcagggccaggtcaaactaatatgctgcttcttctggttaAGCACGggtttctttctgtctttcagtCCCCTGCCCAGGCACTAGAGGGCAACATGATCACATGCACAAAGTTATGCCTATGTCTTATGCCAACAAAATACATCTGCGCCACCCCTAAACTTTCCACTAATATTAACACTCATTGCCATTAAGCTGTGCTCCACTTTACTGTGGAAACCCTGTTGTTCCCTACTTCAGCCACAGTTGGACCTATTGACATAGGCAAAACAGATTCTGTGGTTAAAATACAGCTGTGTTGAGAGGGGCTGACACAATGTGTTGGATCTGCTAGTCCATGTAATCACTGAATTAGATTTCTCCTTTCCCAGACCTATGGGGGAGAAAAATGTCAAATCCACCTACACCCCTATTCTCAGGAGCACCAGGAGAATCAAGAGACAACTTCTTTGTTCAAAAAAATGCACAGAGTAGAttgaggtgggcaaaatgcagcctgggggctggatgcaacCAGCCAGGCCATTCTGGTGCTCCTGAGAATAGGGGTGTAGGTGGATTTGACATTTTTCTCCCCCATAGGTCTGGGAAAGGAGAAATCTAATTcagtggggcccctaaaatttttagaaaattaatacttatctgcccctggctgcctgctatgcagccctcgatggcttgccaaaactcagtaagtggccctccacccaaaataattgcccacccctggagtagATGCTAGAGTAGAAGTTACTGAAATAGCAGTGAGCTTGAGGAACCCCCCCTTTAACCACTAGATGGCAATATTAGCCTGCAGTAATCAACCAGAGAAGCCCAACAGTGTATAGGGGGCTTCCCAGAAAGCCCTGCTCACCCAAGAACTGCTCTATAGCTTGCACTGCTTCTGCATCCTCCACCAGCTGGGAGATGACCTGGCACTCACTGGCACACTGCAGTGCACGTGATGACACCCTCCTGGCTCCCAAACACTTTGCCACGCtgaggaggaaagaaaggaaagagcacCCTATTATTAGTGCCTAGAGCTGAACTGGTGTGTTGCTGGTAGGCTTGTGCAGAGCGGCTAGTACGGCAGTGCAAagttttgggtggtgatttgatttggaggagattcagccctatttggtggctgaatatctgaattgaatcagattaaaggtccaaatcgattcggaaaagattcggagagctttggtgatttgggcagtcctcgcctgctgaggcagggagatgcagccagactccatgctggtaagtagggggcagaggagggggggctggaggaggtgagAAGGGCCCATGggggggacccttgccaggccccatccccagcctgctcccccagccccccctcctgctcccccagcccctcccccccgcctccatggctgccctgctcgccccagctcctggtgctttaaaaaaagcccccgctcaccaggtgctgccaggcaggggggcaatccccgctgccccccactgccccatgctgcatggggggctctaccacaatcccccctccccatacTCTCCtagcctcccccatggctgccctgcctgccccagctctggccctttaataaaaaaaaaacaaagcaaaaaccctgcactcaccggctcctgcggcggcctcggggcttctgggggctcatgacagagccccacacaccacagggcagtggggggcagcaggcatcACCCCacaccaggcagcacccagtaagtccagaggttttttttaaagggccaggagctggggtgggtggggtagccatggaggggctgggagagtgggtggggggaatcgctggggggggggctgggggagcaggcaggggatggggcctggcaggggtccccccatggtcccctccttgctcctccagcctccccgcCCCCGCTTCTGCTTACCAGgtcggagtctgggtccagctccctgctgtggcGGGCGAGGACTGCCTGAAgcgccaaagctctccaaatcttttctgaatcaattcatagattcatagattcatagatgttagggtcggaagggacctcaatagatcatcaagtccgaccccctgcataagcaagaaagagtgctgggtctagatgaccccagctagatactcgtctaacctcctcttgaagacccccagggtaggggagagcaccacctcccttgggagcccgttccagaccttggccgctcgaactgtgaagaagttcttccagaccttcacaaggtcgcctctcaaccttctcttgcggaggctgaaaaggtccagtttctctagtctctcctcgtagggcttggtctgcaggcccttgaccatacgagttgcccttctctggaccctctccaggttatccgcatccttcttgaagtgtggcgcccagaattgcacacagtactccaactacggtctgaccagcgcccctatagaggggaagtatcacctccctggacctatttgtcatgcatctgctgatgcacgataaagtgccattggcttttctgatggcttcgtcacactgccggctcatgttcatcttggagtccactaggactccaagatccctttccacctctgtgccacccagcaggtcattccctaagctgtaggtgtgctggacatttttcctccctaggtgcagcactttgcatttctccttgttgaactgcatcctgttgttttctgcccacttgtccaacctatccaggtctgcctgcagctgttccctgccctccggcgtgtccacttctccccatagctttgtgtcatctgcaaacttggacagagtacatttcactcccacatccaagtcgctgatgaagacattaaagagtatcggtccaaggaccgaaccctgcgggaccccgctgcccacgcccttccaggttgagaccgacccatctactacgactctttgggtgcgaccctctagccaattcgccacccaccggactgtgcagtcatccacatcacagcctcttaacttgttcaccagtatggggtgggataccgtatcgaaggccttcctgaagtctaagtatacgacatccacccctcctcctgtgtccaggcgtttcgtaacctggtcatagaaagagactaggttggtcaggcatgatctgcccgccacaaacccatgctggtttcccctcagcataatttgtcctgccaggctttcacaaatgtgagccttgataattttttcaaatactttaccaaggatggaggtgagactgaccggcctatagttgcccgggtcctccttcctcccctttttgaaaatggggaccacgttagctcttttccagtcctctgggacttggcccgtgcgccacgagcattcgaatattcccaccagtggctctgcaatgatgtcggccagtgccttcagcaccctcggatggagcccatccgggcctgccgacttaaaggcatccagttcttccaagtgactctgcaccacctcaggatctacgtatggaagtctggcgccttgctgctgcctctctacaaccccagtgagagacttgtcgtgcccctcgcttaggaacactgaggcaaagaactcgttgaggaattcagccttgtccccccatctgtcaccaattgtttctgcccatttagcagcggtcctattcctccctgggccttccttttactcccaatatatctaaaaaacaatttcttgttgtcctttacttgggttgccatcctcagctccatggtagctttggcccgcctaactgcctccctacaagcacgagcagaggaggtatattcatctttagtgatctcaccctgtttccactttttatgtgctccccttttggcccttaggctgtcctggatttctctggtcagccatggaagcctcctggcccctttccctcttttgcctcgctcggggatcgtcttgctttgtgcccaaaggatcgtttcctttaggcacagccacccttcttgggcacccatcccatcaaaactcctactctgcagtgcttccttgactaatcgcctgagtgcaatgagatcagctttcctaaagtctagcactttcaccctactaattaccttacccactcgccgtcttatgttgaattctattataaggtgatcactgtctcccagatagctaccgatctggaggtcccctatcatgtcatctcccgttgccaataccagatccagtatggcattccccctagtgggaccatgcacctcctgtgtcaggtggaggtcctgtacacaggttagaaacctgcgtgagcgatgggaccttgctgtctgcgtctcccagcagatgtccgggtagtttaggtcccccatgactaccgcctctttagcttttatggtctccaagattcagagagcttcaaattgatttggtccttttaattggtcccctgattcggtTCGGATTCGAaaattcggccaccaaatcgggccgaatcttctctgaatcaaatcagcacctgaagcttcgcacagccctagtggctggCTACCCCCAGCTTCTGAGGGACGTCCTCCCACCACACACCATAGGCAGCTAGGTCAGATATGATGCAAACTTGCCTTAACCTGGAGTGAAAGGAAACCACCTCAAGGTGAAGAGGGGTTTTCAGGGCCTGTTCAGTCCCTGGCCCCTCTGCTGGCACTGCCCCAAAAGGGGAGAGTCAGTGCCAACTTGGTTGCTTGTCTGTAATGTGAAGTCTTCTCTGTTAGGTGTTGGATTGAGACTTAGCAGCTCATTGCTTATAAGGCCAGCAAAGCACCATTGCGCAGTTGGACTCTCTCACTTTTCTGGGGCTGTAATATCTCCCTGATGGTCTACAGTGGGAGCATGGATAATGGTAAATAGCAGGGGTGTCAatatacagcccacaggctggattcaccCCACAAAGACAATCTATGCAGCCTACTTCAGGCTGCCagaagtggggggcatggcctccCAGAGAATTCAGGGCCCTTTGGCAAATTTAAACACAGTCCTGGGAAGTCAATAGCAAATGCAGATGCACTGAGTTGTTTGCCATTATCCTGTCCTGCATTCACTGTTCCTCCCCCCTCTGAAGTTCTGGTGCTAGAATCCTCATCTGATCCTGCTCTCCAGGCAGACGACATATGACTGCTAAGAATCCCGTGTCAGCCTAAACAGGGTATGGCCTTCAGCAGAGGTTGCAGATGAATTTAAGCCATTCGTTACATGTCAGCATGAactttctgcccttaaaggatgCCTCCTATGGGGTAACCAAGTGGTCATTCCCAATGCAGGTTGAACACGAGTTCTCAACGCTCTCCACACTGGACATCTGGGGATTGTTCACATGAAAGCACTTGCCAGAGGTTACATTTGGTGGCTAAGGTTAGATGCTGACATTGAGTAAACAGTAAGAAGGTGTGAACCATGCCAAGCTACATGCCATGCATCAGCTAAGGTTCCAGTTCATCCATGGGAAGTAACCAGGATACCATGGTTTCATCTGCACATACATTTTGTTGGTCCTTTCCAAGGCCAGATATTCTTTATTGTTGTTGATCCTTTCTCAAAGTGGTTGGAAATTTTTTCTGTTGCATCAATGACTTCACACACTTTAATACGTGTTTTATGGCAGCTGTTCTCACCTCATGGTCTTCCAAATACCATTGTGTCTGACAATGCTGCACAATTCACTTCTGCAGAATTTAAGAAGTTTACAGAGAGGAATCTTATCTGTCATACCACCTGTCATCAAAAGGGCATGCCAAGCAGATGGTCCAAACTACTAAAGGTGCATTGAAGCAAATTGCTGATGGTGATTAGAACCAACAATTAGTGAATTTCTTACCACATCAACATGTAACTCCATGCACTGCTACATGTCACAGTCCTGCAGACCCGCTAGTGAACCATCAGCTAAAAACTTGTTTGAATCGGCTTTACCCAGATCTGGTAGCCAAATACCAGACAAGGCAAGAAATCCAGTTCTCCTAGAAACTGGATCTTTCACCTATAAAAACCCTTTGAGCCAGATGAACCTGTGTACATCCAAAACTATGTGACTGGGATGCAGTGGATGCCTGCACCTGTCCTTGGAGCTACCAGGTCAGCATCATGTGAGATCCAGACTCCAGATGGAGAAACGCTTCCCAGACATATTGGCCAAATGCGGGATCGAGTCTCAGACAATGTGACTTCTGCAATACCAGAAGGAGTTGCACTGCCAGTGAAACCAGTTCTGACAAGTCCGTCATCTACTGTTTTAGACTCGTCAACACTTCCAGTTGTTGAAGCTACTCTAGAACAGCTGAAGGAGCCTATTGCTGTTGCCAGTGAAATGTCTGTTACCCCTGAAGTGGGCCATACAAGATGGGTCACTGTCCAGCCCAAATACTTATGGAACTACATACCTAAGGGGGAGGGGTGTAGTGTATTGAGTGCCTGTTTATATGTTCTGTGCTCCATCAGCAGAAGGTGCTGCCCAAATGGAATGATTTCCCTCACCTATTTGAGGAGTAAACAGAACAACCCAGCCTCCAGAGCTGTCAAACCTCACAACAGGAGGTTTTCCCCATTCAGGGCCCACCAGTTGTACATAACAGTCCCATTCCAACCCAGCTCACCTACCTGGTAATATCCGGCAGGGTGACCAGCTGCCCAGCCCGGACTGCTGCATTGAAGCTGTCAGCTCCTCTGGTTTCCACTGCAATGATGGGTATGTCCAGCCAGCCCACATCCTGCAGGCCGGCCACCACTCCAGCTAGCAGCCCTCCACCTCCTACCGACAGGATGATGGCTCCTGGCTTGGTGTCTAGAGAGTCTTTCAGCTCCCTAACCAGGCTAGCATGTCCCTTCCTGTGGGAACAGGATGGCATCTAAGCAACCATGAGAAACCAACCCATGGACAGCCTCCATACCAAGCCTCCCCATTTTGCTGGCTGAGGGCCAGAATCTGAACATGTGTCCATGGAGGGGTTGAGACTCCCTGTCTCAAGCTATTTTAGCTTCATTTGCAAAGGGAAGGTGGTCAAGGCACATGCTGCTGACCAGGTCTCTCAGTAGCATGAGCCAAGCAAAGTCAGCAGAGGGTTGGGAACATGAATGCATGGATGAAAGGATGGAGATAGAGACGAGTATGGGATGAAGGACGAGGGACAAGAATTCTATTTTCTGAAAACTGTCAAGTTttcaacatttgtttttgttccaACATAAACTGAAAATGTAACTAGTCACAGCTCTCCATCTCTCCTGTCAGAGCTTTTCCACTTCCACACTGTATAAAAACTCAATATGAACTGAATACAAGACAGGCTATATCTATATGCTGGCAACTGAGACTTTTGCCAGATGTTCTGGAGATCCAGGACTGAGCATTTACTCTGCTTGAATCAGAGCAGGCACTGGCACCCAGGGCTCCCATATCCCCTAGTAGCAAATTAACCCTTGGGCTATCAGATGTTCTGGCAGAGGCTTCTCTCACTCCCCAATTCAAGTGTCTTCAGAAAGCACATGTGTCCACAACAGGGTTGATTTTGATTAATAGGCACTTTCTGACAAGAAGAAAATAACTGAAAAACTCCAGCTAAGATCCAGCAAGGAGAGCACAATTTCCCAGTTTCCTGCTTAGGGCCATCCcttggaggcagctgcaggatTTCTTGGCTTGTCTACACTTTATCTACCAATTCTCACATGTCACTGAGCCAtttctgcccacctctgccctgctagTCCTGCCATCTTTTTTGTGGATGGCATCCTTCTCCCAGTATCAGTGTTAGGAAATGACCCACCCAGTGTCCCCAGAGAAAGCAAGATGGAAGCAACCCCAGCCTCTGACTTCATGTTGCCATCctacaggagggtggggaagccatgTGAGAAGAGACCATGCAGGACCACAGGAGAGGACATGAGTTGTGACTGCAAGGAAGCAACGGGCCCAGTGTCTCATTCCTGGATGAACTTCTGCCTCACCTATGGCTAGAGGAGGCTTCATCACCCCAAGGCAAGGGATGAGTGCTTGAAATAACCCCcaagagagcagagccctgcacacacatgcatttcattCCACTGAGTCCCTTCCCCCCATGGCATACACTGAGCCAAGGAAACTCTCAGGCTCATAGTTGGACATCTGCTTAAGTGTCTTTCTGAATTGGGCCCTACGGGTTTCCCCACAGCTCAGGTTCTGATACAGCGAGGCAGAGACACAACTAGCAATGGCTGCTGAGCACAAGGCAGAGACCAACACGTCAGCCCCATAGAGACCCCCATTCTTTGGGATCTATACCAACCCCCACTTGCTCTACGCCTGCTGTCTACAGTGCACATAGCTGAGATCTGGTTATGATGAGCAGCTCCCCACTCTGGAATTGGGCAGCTgatgtgcagctgctgggctaGGCAAACCCAGGCCTGGATGCACCCACTGCCCCAGAGTGCCTGGCACCCAGCCAGGCCTGCAGGCAGGCACTGGAACTTTGTGAACCCAGGAACATCTCAGTGTTTTCTGCCTCACCGTGCCAGTCTCTCCTTTGTGCTAGAGGCTGGCTTATTCCTGATCTCACACAGGCGTCAATCAGAAACAAGGCCCTGATTTGGTACCGTGGCTTCAAGGGAGTCACTGATGAAATAACTATGAGCAAGCCAGCACAAGCCATGGGAATTACAGCCAATGCTTgaaagaaagagaaggggaaaccTGCAAGGGAAACAGAGAACAGGGATGGCCAGAACAGAGTGATTCCTCAGACATggccccagggagcagggagggcagtgAGGCCCCAGGGGTGAAGGGATATATGCCTGACCTCTCTCACCAGATCAAAGGATGGTCAAAGGGATGGATGCTGATCCAGCCTTCTGTCTCTGCTAGTGCCAAAGCTCTGATGTTGGCATCATCCCAGACCTGCCGGTACAATGAAGCAGAGGAGACTTTATGAATATGCTGCCTTCACCAGCCATTGCTCACTCACCCAGGGACACCTAGCAGCCATGTACACTGAGAACCCTCCAGGGCCAGGACTATCTTTCCATGATGCCTACAACCAGCATCTAGCATGGCTGGGCCCTGATCATTGGAGACAGCTAGGCGTGGGCACCCTGTCTTGCTTCCTGCAGAAACCAGCCAGGGATGATTCCATTATAACAAAAGGGCCAGATCCCCTGTTGTGCTGAAGCACCTATGATTTGggtagtctataagatgcaagcCTACACTGCCTTCATGCTGAAGTCAGTCAGGAGTCATACTGGTTCACCACATTATGCCAACAGAAAGCCGGGGAAGGAGGAGAATCAGGTTCCAAGATGTTTTGATCATGTGTGAAAACACAGGGACCAGAACTAATACATCAGGGCAAATCCTGCTCCTCTTTACATCCCTGAAGACACATTATTCTTCTGATTTGCCTTAGGTTGCCAGGAACGAATGAGGATGGGATTTGGCCCATCATGTTACATTACTGTATGCAATATTGTCTCAGTACCACTTTAGAGTAAGTCCAATGCTGGGAAAAGTAGAAACATAGGGTGAGACAGGCCCCTGGGATGGTCCATTTCCAGAGGGCAACATCCTAGAATTGCacaggtgcacagccccagccttctTCAGCAGTTATTGTACGCACTACTGTTCTGCTGGGGCTTGCTAAGCATGGTTTTTAACCCACGTTCCCAGGTACCTTGCCAAAAActtccacctctgccccatgctctTTCAGCTGCTGCGACATAGCCTCTGAGGTGTTGCCGGGAACCACAATGGTGGCAGGGAtccccagcttcctggcagcaTAGGCGGTGGCAAGCCCAGCATTCCCCCCTGCAGAAACAGGGAGGCAAAGTTCAGCAAACACCAGGGGAGGAGATAAAGGGACCACCAAGGGCCACAGGAGCGGCTAAAGATCAAATTCATGGACTTATGGATTTTGGTCACATTCCCTGGAATGGACATTGCCCCACGTCTCAGCATGCACATGCCTAGATGGGGGATATTTGGATCTGGGGCTCAGGCCTGGCTCTACCACGAAGCAGGCTGTAGAGCACAGGGTGATGACCGTGGGGCATTGTGACCCCTTGGTACAGACCTCACAGCATCCATCTTGGCACTTCCCCATGTGGGGATGGAAATGATCATGGGGAGACGGTCCCCTCAGCCAGAGGTGTCAGGGAGCTGTGAGTGGCACCAGGACACTAGATTGAGCCTCAAACAGACCTGGGATTGGACTGTTCAAATAAAGCAATGTTAATGTGCCAGCCTGGAAACTCTACTCCTATTCGTCTTCAGTGCACGCACCACACAGACATGACCAGACACCATCTGTctctgggagggggggagaagggacagggagggggcaaggccTGAAGTCAAAGGGGTGCTAGAGCCATGGGATCTGTAAGTTAACACACTGcatataattaccctttgctgtCTGGGGAGCTTTTCCTCATGGGGGTTTATTTTCTCCCTAGTCTCTGGATGTTGTAATGACCCAGGTAACACTAAGGAGAGTGCGGTGAGAACCCACCAAACCAACCCAATCCCTCTGAACCACCAGAATAGCCTATGCTGAGTAACAGTGCAGCTGACAGGGATGTGAGCGTGAACTTCCTGCTTTCCATGCCATTGTATCTCTCATTTAGGCTTGATCCCTCCTTCTTGATCCAGGACTTATATCTCATATTCCATTCCCAAACCTGCTGTCCTCTCTGTTTATCACTAGGGCCAGAAATGCTAAGTCATGGGTCTAAAATGAGACATATAGCTAGGAAACCTGGCATCGTCACACAGAGCTTCCCTCTGCCTGGGAGACTTTCTGAGGGCCAGATGTGAGTGTCTTCTGTCCTGTATTGGGATGCCCATATGCAGGCCATGGAAGGGTGGGCATTGAGGTAGTTTTCTCCCTCTGTTTTAAACAAATCTCCATCTGTGAGCAAGGAGCTCTGGGGCCATCTCCTCCAGGAGTCAGGTGATAGATGAGAAGGACCATGCCTTGCCGCACATCCCAAGAAAGAAGAATATCTTAAGCTGAATTTACCTGATGAACAAACAAAATGTTTGCATCCCTTCTTGGCAGCCTGAAATCAGAGAGAGGAAAGTTTAGCGTTCACATTACTCATCTTTCACATTTCAGCTATGTTCCAAACACGGGTCAGAAGGAAGTTGCACAGATTGTATTACACAGACAGTTCCTCACTTCCTCCAACTCCACAGTCACACTTTTGTGCCACCTACACATGGGCTCTGCACCCTTAGACATACCCAAGAGCATCTTGTTCCacttcacacatgcacacacaaacacacaactgcactttgcagggctatgcacacacaaacactaaTGCATTCAACCCCATTTTGCAAACCCATACAAATCCATGTTGTACCCCACACACATGCTATAGCATTTTTCCCACCAGACATATAGGTCCAAATTAATTTTGCATCACCTGCAGATGCAATCTACACTATTTCACAAGCAAACAGAAGCTCATTCAACACTCACTGTGTGTGCATGaactcacctcccccccccccaccaccacacacttTGCTCCCCCAACTtagcacacacaaatacacacatatacttcTGCTCTACATACTCATGGCACATTACTTATGCCACCAAAGGCTGCCAGATAACAAATGTCACTACAGGGATATTGGAACTTACTCATCCCTATGTGATGCTTACCTCCTGACAGAAGTAGCCGATGCCTCGTATCTTGAAGGAGCCTGATGGTTGGACGTTCTCCATCTTCATGAACACCTTGGTGCCTGCAGCCTTTGACAGAGCCAGGCTCTCCAACACAGGAGTAACCACATGGAACTTTCTCCCATCTGTCTCCACTGGTATTGCCATCAGTGCCACAGCAGACACCTACAGATGGACAAGGTATATGCCAAGGCAATGAGAGAAGGCTGGAGAGACTAGAGGTCCTATGTTACTCTGGGTTACACCAGCGTAGATCTCCCCTGACTGGAAGTTAATGGAGCTATCTTGAATTTGCATTGGCATAGGTGAAATGATCCAGCCTACAGCTTTCATTGAACCACACTCAGAGAAGGGCACAGGAAAATCTAGCAGGGTGAAATTTGCTCTTTCGGCTTGGCCATGAAGTCAAACTGACAGCAAGAGCAAAGTCTGGCTTAAAATCTCCCTACATGTCCAAAGCTTATTGCTAGCACCTTAGAGATAATGACCAGATTGCTGTGCTGTTCTGCTCTAGGTTACTCCATGCCAAGATGGTTCAAAATCCCCTTGAGAAAATTTCATCCCTGAATAAGAGACAAAGGGGTTTCTTCTGTGTTCACATGTGCTGGGGCTTTTGACATTGCCTTGTTCTCAGAGTAGTTCAATGCAGTTCCTTCTGCTTTTCAGTTTCACTAAAAGGCAACTTTAATCTGCCTTTCCTTAAGTGCAATTTCCAGCATGGAGGGCCTCACCAAGGGCCAAGGGATTGTTGGGATATGGCTGGTGGTTGGGTTGATCTT
Above is a genomic segment from Alligator mississippiensis isolate rAllMis1 chromosome 10, rAllMis1, whole genome shotgun sequence containing:
- the SDSL gene encoding serine dehydratase-like gives rise to the protein MAIPVETDGRKFHVVTPVLESLALSKAAGTKVFMKMENVQPSGSFKIRGIGYFCQEAAKKGCKHFVCSSGGNAGLATAYAARKLGIPATIVVPGNTSEAMSQQLKEHGAEVEVFGKVWDDANIRALALAETEGWISIHPFDHPLIWKGHASLVRELKDSLDTKPGAIILSVGGGGLLAGVVAGLQDVGWLDIPIIAVETRGADSFNAAVRAGQLVTLPDITSVAKCLGARRVSSRALQCASECQVISQLVEDAEAVQAIEQFLDDERILVDPACAASLALLYSGHLQRLQQEGHLTMDLDSIVIIVCGGSGIHMAGLQALKTQLGLK